The following are encoded in a window of Thermococcus alcaliphilus genomic DNA:
- a CDS encoding molybdopterin-binding protein — MFAEIITIGDELLTGNTVDSNSAFIAQKLTERGYWVKRITTVGDDVEDIKSVIREALSRKPEVLIIAGGLGPTHDDVTMIAVAKALGVELELREDALRRIEEFYLDLYKKGFIDDPEINEARKKMAYLPKGAEMLNNPVGAAPGAFLSYENTKIFVLPGMPREMKAMLENEVLPRLGRRVFIQKKLLAEITDESKLAPILNETLSKFRIKIHSSPKGFGKYIGIILFGESEEEIERAKKFMEEKGIRFEEV, encoded by the coding sequence ATGTTTGCTGAGATAATCACCATAGGAGATGAACTGCTGACCGGCAACACCGTTGACAGCAACTCCGCGTTTATAGCTCAAAAGCTCACGGAAAGGGGATATTGGGTAAAGAGAATAACAACCGTTGGGGATGATGTTGAGGACATAAAAAGCGTGATCAGAGAGGCTCTCTCCCGAAAGCCAGAAGTCTTGATAATAGCTGGGGGGTTAGGTCCAACACACGACGATGTTACGATGATTGCAGTTGCCAAAGCTCTTGGCGTTGAATTGGAATTAAGGGAAGATGCCCTCAGGAGAATTGAGGAATTTTACTTGGATCTCTATAAGAAGGGCTTTATAGATGATCCGGAAATTAATGAGGCACGTAAAAAGATGGCGTACCTACCAAAGGGAGCCGAGATGCTCAACAACCCCGTTGGGGCTGCTCCAGGCGCTTTTTTGAGTTATGAAAACACAAAAATATTTGTCCTCCCCGGAATGCCAAGAGAAATGAAGGCAATGCTTGAAAACGAAGTGCTTCCCAGACTTGGAAGGAGAGTGTTCATTCAAAAAAAGCTTCTAGCAGAGATAACAGACGAATCGAAGCTTGCTCCAATATTAAATGAAACGTTGAGCAAGTTCAGGATAAAGATACACTCATCTCCAAAGGGCTTTGGGAAATACATTGGAATAATTCTCTTTGGAGAATCAGAGGAGGAAATTGAAAGAGCAAAGAAATTCATGGAGGAAAAGGGAATAAGGTTTGAAGAGGTTTAA
- the hisG gene encoding ATP phosphoribosyltransferase: MRFVLPKGRLLSGSLEILKKAGIRLETPKNRELIVKNGGYELLLARSFDVPVYVEHGIDVGIAGSDVVEERGSDVLVPLELPFGKCRLSLAMPKDNVVDVEEMDGFRIATKYPNLTKRFFEKKGIEVEVIKLHGSIELAPRIGIADAIVDIVETGNTLKANNLIEIEKIMDVSALLLVNRISQKTKFEEVNKLVLKIKEVIKNGS, translated from the coding sequence ATGAGATTTGTTCTTCCTAAAGGCCGATTGCTTAGTGGTTCACTTGAAATTTTGAAAAAAGCCGGAATTAGACTAGAAACACCAAAAAACAGAGAACTAATAGTAAAAAATGGCGGATATGAACTTCTTTTAGCTAGATCTTTCGATGTTCCAGTATATGTGGAACATGGGATAGATGTAGGTATAGCTGGAAGCGACGTGGTTGAAGAGAGGGGAAGTGACGTGCTCGTTCCACTTGAACTACCTTTTGGAAAGTGTCGCTTAAGTTTGGCAATGCCTAAAGACAACGTAGTTGATGTTGAGGAAATGGACGGGTTCAGAATCGCCACCAAATACCCAAATCTCACGAAAAGATTCTTCGAGAAAAAAGGAATTGAAGTCGAAGTGATAAAGCTCCACGGAAGTATTGAGCTCGCCCCAAGAATCGGGATTGCAGATGCTATTGTTGATATTGTTGAGACAGGCAATACATTGAAAGCAAATAACCTGATCGAGATAGAGAAGATTATGGATGTTTCTGCTCTCCTTTTGGTTAACAGAATATCACAAAAAACAAAGTTTGAGGAGGTTAACAAGCTTGTTTTAAAAATTAAGGAGGTCATTAAAAATGGATCTTGA
- the pyk gene encoding pyruvate kinase — protein sequence MELPSHKTKIIATIGPASKQKETIKKMIKAGMSVARINFSHGTLEEHAKTIETVRDVAEKLERRVAILGDLPGLKMRVGKIKGDSVTLRKGDKVVLTTRDVEGDETTIPVEFKDLPKLVSKGDTIYLSDGYIMLRVEEVRENEVECVVVNGGILFSHKGINIPKANLPIEAITPRDFEIIEFAIEHGVDAIGLSFVGSVYDVLKVKSFLEKKNADLFVIAKIERPDAVRNFDEILNAADGIMIARGDLGVEMPIEKLPIMQKQLIKKTNLAAKPVITATQMLVSMTTERIPKRAEVTDVANAILDGTDAVMLSEETAIGKYPVEAVEMMAKIAKTTEEYRESLGYSRLRAWIDSLPKRSTIKEAITRSVIDALCAIDIKYILTPTRTGLTPRLISRFKPKQWILAFSSSERVCNNLAFSYGVYSFCMEENFNEKDIIMLVKGLGIVKEDDTVLLTEGRPIGKTVGTNTMRIFQIP from the coding sequence ATGGAGCTTCCCTCTCATAAGACAAAGATAATTGCCACGATAGGGCCGGCTTCTAAGCAAAAAGAGACCATAAAAAAGATGATAAAAGCTGGAATGAGTGTTGCGAGGATAAACTTCTCCCATGGAACCCTTGAAGAGCACGCAAAGACCATTGAGACAGTGAGAGATGTCGCCGAGAAATTGGAAAGGAGAGTTGCAATTTTAGGGGATTTGCCAGGATTAAAAATGCGAGTGGGAAAGATAAAAGGGGACTCCGTAACCCTAAGAAAGGGAGATAAAGTTGTGCTTACGACGAGAGACGTCGAAGGTGACGAAACAACTATTCCAGTTGAGTTTAAAGACTTACCAAAGCTGGTTTCAAAAGGTGATACCATATACCTGAGCGACGGCTACATAATGCTGAGGGTTGAGGAAGTCAGAGAAAATGAGGTCGAATGTGTTGTAGTGAACGGGGGGATACTGTTCTCCCATAAGGGGATAAACATTCCAAAAGCGAATCTCCCGATAGAGGCAATAACTCCAAGGGACTTTGAGATAATAGAGTTCGCAATTGAACATGGGGTAGATGCTATAGGTCTATCTTTTGTAGGTTCGGTTTATGATGTGCTCAAAGTAAAGAGCTTTCTTGAAAAGAAAAATGCAGATCTCTTCGTGATTGCGAAAATAGAGAGACCTGACGCTGTGAGGAACTTCGATGAAATTCTAAACGCTGCTGATGGAATAATGATAGCGAGGGGCGATCTTGGCGTTGAAATGCCGATTGAAAAGCTCCCTATAATGCAGAAACAGCTTATAAAAAAGACCAATTTAGCAGCAAAGCCGGTAATAACTGCCACCCAAATGCTCGTCTCAATGACCACCGAACGGATACCCAAAAGGGCAGAGGTAACAGATGTCGCGAATGCGATACTCGACGGAACTGATGCGGTGATGCTCTCTGAAGAGACTGCCATAGGAAAGTATCCCGTTGAAGCGGTGGAAATGATGGCAAAGATAGCTAAGACAACGGAGGAGTATAGGGAATCCCTAGGTTATTCCAGATTGCGCGCTTGGATTGACTCGTTACCAAAAAGAAGCACTATAAAAGAAGCGATAACACGTAGTGTTATAGATGCTCTTTGTGCCATAGACATAAAATACATCCTAACCCCCACAAGGACCGGGCTAACTCCAAGGCTAATATCCCGCTTCAAACCGAAACAGTGGATTTTAGCTTTTTCAAGCAGTGAGAGGGTCTGCAACAACTTAGCCTTTTCCTATGGCGTTTATTCATTCTGCATGGAGGAGAACTTTAACGAAAAGGACATAATAATGCTGGTAAAGGGATTGGGAATAGTCAAAGAAGATGATACAGTGCTTTTAACAGAGGGAAGACCAATAGGAAAGACCGTGGGGACAAATACAATGCGTATCTTCCAAATCCCTTAA
- a CDS encoding ATP phosphoribosyltransferase regulatory subunit codes for MRKDIFSESERLANIAKYLRRTFELWGYKEIFLPTIEEFNRELRKGTKFSYNNEFYIIKPDLTSQILVNLKAPKKLKLYYISEVLDGGVKGEWQAGVEYIGGDITKMAVEVLLTVITSLEALGIEDFYIDVGSLGMWKNAIKGIEEFETEVFKALTSRNFEIIEKLPINKKKKEELWRLFNFRGKSCEYEKLNKIIEIIDDERIFIDFGTIRPLPYYSDIIFEVYSSKLGKPLGGGGEYIFKGTSAFGFAFDLSALSKLAGGKLEKSRKKIGGDLQKAYRLARRLVKLGVPVEVEE; via the coding sequence GTGAGGAAGGATATATTTTCCGAATCAGAGAGACTAGCGAATATTGCCAAGTATTTAAGGAGGACATTTGAGCTTTGGGGGTATAAGGAGATATTCCTGCCAACAATAGAGGAATTCAATAGAGAACTCAGGAAAGGCACAAAGTTCTCATACAACAATGAATTTTACATTATAAAACCCGATTTGACGTCGCAGATTCTGGTGAATCTGAAAGCTCCCAAAAAGCTTAAGCTTTATTACATCAGCGAGGTTCTAGATGGAGGCGTTAAAGGGGAATGGCAGGCCGGTGTTGAGTACATTGGAGGAGACATCACAAAAATGGCGGTGGAGGTTCTGCTAACGGTTATAACATCCCTCGAAGCACTCGGGATTGAAGATTTTTACATTGATGTTGGCAGTTTGGGAATGTGGAAGAATGCCATTAAAGGGATTGAAGAATTTGAAACAGAAGTATTCAAGGCCCTAACAAGTAGAAATTTTGAAATCATTGAAAAACTCCCCATAAACAAGAAGAAAAAAGAAGAACTCTGGCGTTTATTTAATTTCAGAGGAAAAAGTTGCGAATATGAGAAGCTCAACAAAATCATCGAGATAATTGACGATGAAAGGATCTTCATAGACTTCGGAACAATAAGACCTCTACCCTACTACAGCGACATAATCTTTGAAGTTTATTCATCTAAGCTCGGCAAGCCCCTAGGTGGGGGAGGAGAGTACATCTTCAAAGGAACTAGTGCCTTTGGATTTGCTTTTGACCTGAGCGCGCTTTCAAAACTTGCCGGAGGGAAACTCGAGAAGAGCAGAAAAAAGATTGGTGGAGATCTCCAGAAAGCGTACAGACTTGCAAGAAGGCTCGTTAAGCTTGGCGTCCCAGTGGAGGTGGAAGAATGA
- the hisD gene encoding histidinol dehydrogenase, whose protein sequence is MDLELESYVAEILRDIRERGVEAVREYSKKFDGYDGEFRVSEEEFDEAEKQIPERDKEIIKRIIERIWEYHARQKEKDELYIRNASIYGIIYRPIRRIGIYVPGGKPLPSTLMMIGVPAKIAGVKEIVVTTPPKDGKVDPYVLYIAEILDIKEVYKLGGIQAIGAMAYGIGMKKVDKIFGPGNKFVNEAKRQVFGIVGIDSLAGPSEIAVIADETAKKEYVLYDLLSQLEHGKDSKAWLLTTSKELAEYCNVEGIEVVLCESLEECAKKANEIAPEHLEILTKEPMKLVELIENAGAIYLGEYTPVPAADYFLGVNHVLPTGGTARFSGVLTVMDFMKKISLAYVSREEFLRERYLGIRLAEIEGLEMHKKSMEVRK, encoded by the coding sequence ATGGATCTTGAATTAGAAAGCTACGTAGCCGAGATCTTAAGAGATATCAGGGAAAGAGGCGTTGAAGCTGTTAGAGAATATTCAAAAAAGTTCGATGGATACGATGGAGAATTTCGTGTAAGTGAAGAGGAATTTGACGAGGCAGAAAAGCAAATTCCAGAGAGGGATAAAGAGATCATTAAGCGCATAATAGAAAGAATTTGGGAGTATCACGCAAGACAAAAAGAAAAGGACGAGCTTTACATAAGAAATGCATCAATTTACGGGATAATTTATAGACCTATCAGGAGAATAGGAATCTATGTTCCAGGAGGAAAGCCATTACCTTCAACGCTTATGATGATTGGTGTGCCGGCAAAGATAGCCGGAGTTAAAGAGATAGTCGTTACAACACCGCCTAAAGATGGCAAAGTTGATCCTTATGTGCTATACATCGCAGAGATTCTTGATATTAAAGAGGTTTACAAGCTTGGAGGCATTCAAGCGATTGGGGCAATGGCTTATGGAATCGGCATGAAGAAGGTAGATAAAATCTTCGGTCCGGGCAACAAGTTCGTAAATGAAGCAAAGAGGCAAGTTTTTGGTATTGTAGGGATAGATAGCTTAGCTGGGCCATCGGAAATAGCTGTCATAGCAGACGAAACCGCAAAGAAAGAGTATGTGTTGTATGATCTACTTTCCCAACTTGAACACGGAAAAGACTCGAAAGCCTGGCTTTTGACAACTTCAAAAGAGCTCGCAGAATACTGTAATGTGGAAGGAATTGAAGTTGTTCTATGTGAGAGCCTAGAAGAATGCGCCAAAAAAGCCAACGAAATAGCTCCAGAGCACTTAGAGATACTCACAAAGGAGCCTATGAAGCTGGTAGAGCTGATAGAAAATGCGGGAGCCATATATTTGGGAGAATACACCCCCGTGCCGGCAGCAGATTATTTCCTTGGAGTTAACCACGTCTTACCAACTGGAGGAACAGCAAGGTTTAGTGGAGTTTTAACAGTGATGGATTTCATGAAAAAGATTAGCTTAGCATACGTCAGCAGAGAGGAGTTCTTGAGGGAGAGATACTTGGGAATTCGTCTAGCTGAAATTGAGGGCCTTGAAATGCACAAGAAATCAATGGAGGTAAGAAAATGA
- a CDS encoding TIGR04140 family protein yields MRRKLITVIPPEEILKIKESSKARVDIKIREAEAYFGMPRWEIIIDGSNEEIEKFMNVLMKSRAGG; encoded by the coding sequence ATGAGAAGAAAACTGATAACCGTAATTCCTCCCGAGGAGATACTTAAAATCAAGGAGAGCTCCAAGGCAAGGGTTGATATAAAAATCCGAGAAGCTGAGGCCTATTTTGGAATGCCCAGATGGGAGATAATCATTGATGGAAGCAACGAGGAAATCGAGAAGTTCATGAACGTCTTGATGAAGTCTAGGGCGGGAGGTTAG